The stretch of DNA TTTGTTTATGTAACCCATGATCAAACCGAAGCCATGACTATGGGTACCAGAATCGTGGTGATGAAGGATGGCCTGATCCAGCAAATTGACAGCCCGCAATCCATCTATGACCACCCGGTCAATATGTTTGTGGCCGGTTTTCTCGGCAGCCCCGGGATGAACTTTCTGGAAGCTTTAATTATCGAGCAAAACGGCTGTATTTTTGCCAAACTGGCCGACGCCCTACTGCCTGTTCCCACTGCCGGGGGACAAAAGTTAAAAGAGCAGGGGTATCTGGACCAGGAAGTGGTCCTGGGGATAAGAGCGGAGCATCTCTGCGGAAGCGGAGATTTTTTGGACCGCCATCCCGAGTGTGCTTTGCGCGGGAGGCTGGAGTTTACCGAATTGAGAGGGGCTGAAACTTACCATTATGTAAGGATAGCTGGCAGAGAGGTGGTTGTCAGGGTGAATCCGGAGTTGCGCGCCGAAACCGGACAGGAAGTCAGGGTGGGTTTTAATATGTCCAAGGCCCATTTTTTCGATCAAGAAAGTGAGGTGAACGTCAGTATTCAGTAGACAGTAGTCAGTAGTCAATCCGGAAGTCAGAATTCAGGAGTCATTAGACAGTAGTCAAGTTAGAATATCTTTTTGGGTTCAAATCCCTACTGAATTCTGGCTCCTGAATTCTGAATACTTAAAGAAAAGGGGTGTTTTGATGATAAAAAACAAATGCGGAGTTGTCCTAATTCTGGTTCTGGTCCTCTCCATGGGGGTATTTACCGCCGGCTGCGGCAATACTCAGGTTACCAGGGAAGATAATAATCCTAATTCCCTGACCATTGCGGTTGTGCACAAAGATATGTACCTGGATACGGCAGTAAAAAAGTTTGAGGAACTTCATCCCGGCGTTAGTGTGGAAGTGAAAGAATACACCTCCAATCCTTCGGAAATAGGTGAAGGTGTCAGGGCGGTAGATCCCGGCGATATTGAAAAATATGTCACGGCTATGAATACCCAGCTCATGTCCGGGCAGGGCAGCGATATAATTTTATTAAACAATCTGCCCTATCAGACCTATGCGGATAAGAATCTTTTAGTTGACTTGGGCGGGCTGATGCAGTCGGATCAAAGCTTCGACAGTGGAAAATACTACCAAAATATTTTCAAGGCTTTAGAATATAAAGATAAACTATATGGGCTGCCGGTTAATATCGGTATCGATATGATTGCCGCCGATAGAACCTTACTGGATAATTCCCAGGTGCAAATCGACGATAGCAACTGGGATTGGAACGATTTTGTCGAGACGGCGGAAAAGGTTATTAACGACAACCAAAACGGGGGAACCCAGGAGATGTATGCCTTGGCCGGGATGGATGAAAAAAGACTGATTACGACTCTGGTTAAAGAAAACTATGACAACCTGGTCGATCCGGAGAAGAAAACAGCCAATTTTACCGGCCAAGAATTTCTTGATTTACTGAACCTGAGTAAATATCTGATTGACCACAAACTGGTTAATACGGATACAGCCCAGACCAACATTACGGACCTGGCCTCCCGGGGTAAACTTGTTTTTAATTTCACTTCTCTTAGAGGGTTTTTTGACCTGCAAGCGGCCAAGGCGATTTTCAGCGAGGGTGTTCAGCTTTTAAAGCCCCCCGGAAACGTGTTCTTTTCCACGGACTCCATGTATGGGATCAGCAGTAAATCATCCAATCAAGAACTGGCCTGGGAATTTTTAAAATTTTTGGTTTCTGATGATATGATGACCCAGGGAGGAATGCCGATTAATAAGAGTGTGCTTCCCCAGATTGCCCAGAATTTCACCCAGGCTATACAAAAAAGGGGTGGGAGAATGATTATAAAGGACGACGGCATTCCAGGTCAATCTATAACACTGCAACCCCCCACGCAGGAGGATGTCGATTATATGGAAAACCTGCTGAGTCAAGCGAACGTCTACATCGGAACGGACCAGAAGATTATTTCGATTGTTCAGGAGGAAACCGCGGCCTTCTTTACAGGACAGAAGACAGCGGAAACGACTGCCCAATTGATTCAGGACAGGGTGAGCACATACTTAAATGAATAATAGCAAAAGTTTTTAAGAGACCTTGAAAAACCAATGTGATAGAAGAGCACCGAATGGTTCGGTGCTCTTAATTATAATGCAATAAAGCAATTTATGGAACTAATTCTATAGCTCAAATAGCTCGCGCAGGTAATCCCTGCGGCCGTGTAAGATTCGAATTCATAAAGCTATTACTCCTCTTTAAAATTATATCACATACTTTAAAGGACTTTTAAATTATTCTAACATATGCTCTCGTATACACTCAGCTGGGTTCACACTAAGTCCTCCATTCACTACGACCGGGGATATACAAACACCCTTAGAAGTATCTTTTGCGAAAGTCCGTAATATACATTAATGGTTGTTAAAACCTTCAAAAGTTAATTAGAAAAGTACAAGAACAAGGATCTTCAAGATTTGGAAAATGGTGCATGGGCAAAGGTAGTGGTGGATAAACAAGGGGTCGGTCCGTGCTGGCATGATCACGGAATTTAGGACTGCCGGACCTTAGCTTTACCGGTTATAGCATGAAAGCCAGAGATATAATTAATCTCTGGCTTTTATAGGTTCTTAATTTTATAGGTTCTTATTAGATTGTTAATAGGTTAATGGTAATAACTTGAGTTGTTTTGTCCCAGTTAACCTCGGTTCCTAACGATTCACTGATAAAGCGCAGTGGTACCATTGCGCGTCCATTTATGAGCTGGGCAGGTACACCCATGGTAACTTCTTTATTATTGACGTACGCTTTTGTTTGATCAATGGTTAGCTTAACGGTGTTGAGATGCCCCTGGTTGGTAAACTCGGCGTTTTCTTGGTTTTGATCAATGGTTGGCTCAAGGGTACTGTTCTCTCTGGCTGCGGTAATGGTTTTTGTGGATTCATCCCATTGAGCCTCTACGTTCAGAGCCTCAATAAAGGCCCGCAACGGAACTATAGTGCACCCATCTATTACCGTTGGCGGCACATCAGAAATGAGTGGTTCATAGTTTACATATACCGTGATGCCGCTGCCGATGGGGGGCGTGGGGCGTGGTGTGACAGTCGTTGAGCTGTCGCCGCCGTTGTAAACCTGATCAATTACACTTGGCTGGCCATCCTGTCCGTAGGTACTGTCGGTGACCGAAGATTGTTCCCCGTAAGCACTCAGAGTTAGCGCGAAAATCAGTGCAACTGAAACAAATAAACCAGCTGTTAATTTAAGTCGCATATTAGCACCTCCTTTCTCAATAATTAACTTCTATGTAATTAATTGATTTCCTGCTGCTGGTACAAAGTGCCAGTCACCCAACTTATTATATGAAGTTGGCAGCGGATTACATGGAAGCGCGTTGCTGTGCTTTGAGATTCCCGAGCTGCGCTCACAATGACAGAGGTGAGAATAGTGTGGATAGCCGGGCATTTTAAATTATATTAAAATATACGATATGGGAACAGTGTTTTTGAGGGACATATAGTTAATTCGTCGAAATTATGGATATATCAAAATTATGTATATTAATAAGCCAAATTTCTATTTTTGGAGGTCGATTTGGTGCGCGCGAAAAAGAAATTGCTTTGGACCGGTTTGCTGCTGCTGGCGATCTGCGTAGTGGGCTATGCGGGCCTGGCTTCAGCCGGGGAAGACGGTGCTTCCGGTTCATTGAATGATCCTTTAGTTACAAAAAGCTTTGTTGTAAAATATGTGCAAGAATGTTTGGCTCAATTCGATCAGGCCGGTGGGGGAGGATCTATTGAATGGAGCACCTCTACTCTGGCGCCTGGCCAGGAGTTTATCGGTAAATCGGGCACCGAGTTTATTGTGCGCAGCGGTGAGGCCGTGGTGGTGGACCCGTCCGGCAGTGGCATTGTGGATATAACCGCCGGTAAGAATGTGACCGCCGGTCTGACGGCGGAAAAGAACCACCTGTTTACCCATTCCCAAGGAAGATGGCCGCGGGGTAACGGCCATTAAACAAACAACAATCATGTACAGAGGCAATTAACATTTAGGTATGTTTATAAAAATGCGTAAACCAAGTTAAATAGGAATTTGCTTTTTCCATCTCATTAATAGCATAGTATATTATTGCCCGTCAAACATAAAATTGTAGCCGGTTCATGCATATCTACCGGATAATAACCTGACTGATTCACTAAAAAGAATGGCAGG from Desulfoscipio gibsoniae DSM 7213 encodes:
- a CDS encoding ABC transporter substrate-binding protein: MIKNKCGVVLILVLVLSMGVFTAGCGNTQVTREDNNPNSLTIAVVHKDMYLDTAVKKFEELHPGVSVEVKEYTSNPSEIGEGVRAVDPGDIEKYVTAMNTQLMSGQGSDIILLNNLPYQTYADKNLLVDLGGLMQSDQSFDSGKYYQNIFKALEYKDKLYGLPVNIGIDMIAADRTLLDNSQVQIDDSNWDWNDFVETAEKVINDNQNGGTQEMYALAGMDEKRLITTLVKENYDNLVDPEKKTANFTGQEFLDLLNLSKYLIDHKLVNTDTAQTNITDLASRGKLVFNFTSLRGFFDLQAAKAIFSEGVQLLKPPGNVFFSTDSMYGISSKSSNQELAWEFLKFLVSDDMMTQGGMPINKSVLPQIAQNFTQAIQKRGGRMIIKDDGIPGQSITLQPPTQEDVDYMENLLSQANVYIGTDQKIISIVQEETAAFFTGQKTAETTAQLIQDRVSTYLNE
- a CDS encoding copper amine oxidase N-terminal domain-containing protein — protein: MRLKLTAGLFVSVALIFALTLSAYGEQSSVTDSTYGQDGQPSVIDQVYNGGDSSTTVTPRPTPPIGSGITVYVNYEPLISDVPPTVIDGCTIVPLRAFIEALNVEAQWDESTKTITAARENSTLEPTIDQNQENAEFTNQGHLNTVKLTIDQTKAYVNNKEVTMGVPAQLINGRAMVPLRFISESLGTEVNWDKTTQVITINLLTI